A genomic segment from Helicobacter sp. 12S02232-10 encodes:
- a CDS encoding outer membrane beta-barrel protein, translated as MFFKRLILCLLFALSFSFGLETDKPADQKRQVYMLKGQLYEQEQKLRLEEMAKEKNGFFVGLILGNITLNATPAGYVDSHPFLYGARVGYQQYLKDYIGGLRFYGEYLRGDMESMAYQLASFNLDLIADVPLDDDKKYALGVFGGVGMGWMDYADQAVKPPLSQFGVVINLGIALTLNIRHRIELGLKIPPIKTKETSLYRFATTNAYLISYNLLF; from the coding sequence ATGTTTTTTAAGCGTTTAATTCTATGTCTTTTATTTGCTCTAAGTTTTAGTTTTGGTCTTGAGACTGACAAGCCTGCCGATCAAAAAAGACAAGTTTATATGCTCAAAGGACAGCTTTATGAGCAAGAGCAAAAGCTCCGGCTTGAAGAGATGGCAAAAGAAAAAAATGGCTTTTTTGTTGGTTTAATCTTGGGCAATATAACACTCAATGCAACCCCTGCAGGCTATGTTGATTCACATCCTTTTCTTTATGGAGCAAGAGTGGGTTATCAGCAGTATTTGAAAGATTATATTGGAGGTCTTAGATTCTATGGGGAATATTTGAGAGGCGATATGGAAAGTATGGCTTATCAATTGGCAAGCTTTAATCTTGATTTGATTGCAGATGTTCCTTTAGATGACGATAAAAAATATGCCTTAGGGGTATTTGGTGGCGTTGGAATGGGTTGGATGGATTATGCTGATCAGGCTGTCAAGCCCCCTTTGAGCCAGTTTGGCGTGGTGATAAATTTAGGCATAGCTTTGACTTTAAATATCAGACATCGCATTGAGTTAGGTTTAAAAATCCCTCCTATAAAAACAAAAGAGACAAGCTTGTATCGATTTGCCACTACAAACGCTTATCTCATAAGTTATAATTTATTGTTTTGA
- a CDS encoding outer membrane beta-barrel protein produces the protein MKKIIFILLVIMLQAEAEPQTSIKLIASLDGEIHSLKEQIIKNGGTPEEYYPNKKYIESHYPNASEEKKRQLMQKYGRADSKSGIFMGINAGYGSLFNDYIDGHYNQTTTTIDDLKNQRTGVLNSPLKLQSNLYMFGGKLGYQSFFNPYFGARIYGDAMISTGNIKNKDDGTKIGSVIYMLGALNLDLLVEMPLDRRYRYFVGGYFGIGFGAMILLDSADKEKMKPLLKDTSYSSDNVLWNTLLQVDYTFNAGVAFTINTKNRLEVGAKIPWNFLRLGLESPAKYQNASGDSKTLESKDIEFKRSVIWTASYIYLF, from the coding sequence GTGAAAAAAATTATTTTTATATTATTGGTAATTATGTTGCAGGCAGAAGCTGAACCTCAGACCTCTATAAAGCTTATTGCGAGCTTAGATGGAGAGATCCATTCGCTAAAAGAGCAGATCATCAAAAATGGTGGCACTCCTGAAGAGTATTATCCGAATAAAAAATATATCGAATCTCATTATCCTAACGCTTCTGAAGAGAAAAAAAGACAATTGATGCAAAAATATGGTCGCGCAGATTCTAAAAGTGGTATTTTTATGGGAATCAATGCGGGATATGGGTCATTATTTAATGATTATATAGATGGGCATTATAATCAGACAACAACCACCATTGATGATCTTAAAAATCAGAGAACAGGAGTTTTAAATTCTCCTCTTAAATTGCAATCTAATCTTTATATGTTTGGTGGTAAGCTTGGTTATCAGAGTTTTTTTAATCCGTATTTTGGTGCTAGAATCTATGGAGATGCTATGATTTCGACCGGAAATATTAAGAACAAAGATGATGGCACAAAGATTGGTTCAGTTATTTATATGTTGGGAGCATTGAATCTTGATTTGCTTGTAGAGATGCCTTTGGATAGAAGGTATCGGTATTTTGTGGGTGGGTATTTTGGTATTGGCTTTGGGGCAATGATTTTGCTTGATAGTGCTGATAAAGAAAAAATGAAGCCGCTTTTGAAAGATACAAGCTATAGCAGTGATAATGTCTTATGGAATACGCTTCTTCAGGTTGATTATACTTTTAATGCAGGGGTTGCTTTTACCATCAATACTAAAAATCGCCTCGAAGTAGGGGCAAAAATCCCGTGGAATTTTTTGAGATTAGGACTTGAGAGTCCGGCGAAATATCAGAATGCAAGTGGGGATAGCAAAACGCTTGAATCTAAAGACATTGAATTTAAGCGCTCCGTAATTTGGACGGCAAGTTATATTTATCTCTTTTAA
- the panB gene encoding 3-methyl-2-oxobutanoate hydroxymethyltransferase, whose amino-acid sequence MKMTIHTLQSKKGVEKITAVTAYDALFASLFDAQTDVILVGDSLNMSFGGKEDTLSITLEEMIYHTKSVCIGAKKSFIIADMPFGSYQNSKMAVKNALKFYQKTSADAIKLEGGKERSESVRAIVKEGVAVIGHIGLMPQFARSEGGYKIKGRSEKEASKLIDDALAIEDAGASMIVLEGIASEVSNHITQKLKIPTIGIGSGKKCDGQILVWSDMMGFFQRFKPKFVRRYLDGATLIQEALQKYVQDVKSENFPSLEESY is encoded by the coding sequence ATGAAAATGACTATTCACACCCTCCAATCCAAAAAAGGAGTTGAAAAAATTACAGCCGTCACGGCCTATGACGCATTATTTGCAAGCCTATTTGACGCTCAAACAGATGTAATTTTAGTTGGAGACAGCCTGAATATGAGCTTTGGTGGCAAAGAGGATACATTAAGCATTACATTAGAAGAAATGATTTACCACACAAAATCGGTATGCATAGGCGCTAAAAAATCTTTTATCATTGCAGATATGCCCTTTGGAAGCTATCAAAACTCAAAAATGGCGGTCAAAAACGCTTTAAAATTTTATCAAAAAACCTCTGCAGACGCCATCAAACTTGAGGGAGGTAAAGAACGCTCAGAATCAGTACGAGCTATTGTTAAAGAAGGGGTAGCTGTAATTGGACATATTGGATTAATGCCTCAATTTGCGCGTTCAGAAGGCGGTTATAAAATCAAAGGCAGAAGCGAGAAAGAAGCTTCAAAACTCATAGATGATGCTCTTGCAATAGAAGACGCTGGCGCTTCTATGATTGTACTTGAAGGAATAGCTTCTGAAGTCTCAAACCATATCACTCAAAAACTAAAAATCCCAACCATAGGCATAGGTAGTGGAAAAAAATGCGATGGTCAAATTCTTGTATGGAGTGATATGATGGGATTTTTTCAAAGATTCAAGCCAAAATTTGTCAGGAGATATCTTGATGGTGCAACACTTATTCAAGAAGCACTTCAAAAATATGTTCAAGATGTCAAATCAGAAAATTTTCCCTCTTTAGAAGAAAGCTACTAA
- a CDS encoding 3-isopropylmalate dehydratase large subunit produces the protein MTGQTITEKIFSAHCGKAVYADEIVETDIDMVIGNDITTPLSIKAFRSIGAKSLAKPDNFCIVMDHFIPAKDIASANQAKISRDFAKEFGLKNYFDERDMGIEHALLPEKGLVLSGDVIIGADSHTCTHGALGAFSTGMGSTDLAYAMITGKNWFKIPQSIKVEFIGKPSERVYGKDLILEVIRQIGVDGALYQALEFCGDTIGYLSMDDRFSLCNMAIEAGAKNGIIAADAITKEFFRSRNELNGLRAEPKYYYSDKDAKYSKIIRIDASKLEPVVAYPYLPSNGKFVSEAVKDELKIDQAFIGSCTNGRLSDLKIASEILNGKKVHSDVRLIITPATQRIYKQAQELGYIDILIEAGALISNPTCGACLGGYMGILGDNERCISTTNRNFVGRMGARSSEVYLANSAVVAKSAIEGKISDPRI, from the coding sequence ATGACAGGACAGACGATTACGGAAAAAATTTTTTCCGCTCATTGCGGTAAGGCAGTATATGCAGATGAGATTGTAGAGACTGATATTGATATGGTTATTGGGAACGACATTACTACCCCTCTCTCAATTAAAGCATTTCGTAGCATTGGAGCAAAATCTTTGGCAAAGCCCGATAATTTTTGCATTGTAATGGATCATTTTATCCCTGCTAAAGACATTGCTTCTGCAAACCAAGCCAAAATCAGTCGCGATTTTGCAAAAGAATTTGGTTTGAAAAATTATTTTGATGAGAGAGATATGGGAATTGAGCACGCTCTCTTGCCTGAAAAGGGTTTAGTGTTGAGTGGTGATGTGATTATCGGAGCAGATTCTCATACCTGTACTCACGGAGCTTTAGGTGCTTTTTCTACGGGTATGGGTAGCACTGATTTGGCGTATGCGATGATCACGGGTAAAAATTGGTTTAAAATTCCCCAAAGCATTAAAGTTGAATTTATCGGTAAGCCTTCTGAAAGGGTATATGGCAAGGATTTGATTCTAGAGGTTATTCGTCAGATTGGGGTTGATGGAGCGCTTTATCAAGCTCTTGAGTTTTGCGGAGATACGATTGGATATTTGAGTATGGACGATCGTTTCTCATTGTGCAATATGGCCATTGAAGCCGGAGCCAAAAATGGCATCATTGCTGCTGATGCAATAACTAAGGAATTTTTCAGGAGTAGAAACGAACTCAATGGTTTGAGAGCAGAGCCAAAGTATTATTATTCAGACAAAGATGCTAAATATTCTAAAATTATTAGAATTGATGCGAGCAAACTTGAGCCGGTAGTTGCCTATCCTTATCTTCCAAGTAATGGTAAGTTTGTTAGTGAGGCAGTAAAGGATGAGTTGAAGATCGATCAGGCATTTATAGGATCTTGCACAAACGGGCGTTTGAGCGATTTAAAAATAGCAAGCGAGATTCTGAATGGCAAAAAAGTGCATTCAGATGTTCGTCTTATCATTACTCCAGCTACTCAAAGAATTTACAAACAGGCTCAAGAACTTGGGTATATAGACATTCTTATTGAAGCTGGTGCATTGATTTCCAACCCGACTTGCGGGGCTTGTTTGGGCGGATATATGGGGATATTAGGAGATAACGAGCGTTGCATTTCGACAACAAATAGAAATTTTGTTGGAAGAATGGGTGCAAGAAGTTCAGAAGTTTATTTGGCTAATTCTGCTGTGGTTGCTAAAAGTGCTATAGAGGGAAAAATATCCGATCCTAGAATATAA
- a CDS encoding M23 family metallopeptidase, whose product MKFKTFIKLFFLIIVIVGAYAVYNSKFFERNPPEVEIYMSINKKDRVELGSEAYWNPNKKIYVSVSDDTGIRSYKVSAVTSDNVVVFDKEEIVLDKPKEKAFLLPKPEIKLPDGIKIHYKISVTDWSNANFFSGNTTVKNLDLIVDTQAPIINIVANSYKITYGGSALLIFRVVDNGVRSISVSNGENDFKVFPFMKEGYYAVILAWPVQNNFFNGTITVLDKAFNQKRVSIPLIKDMSVRYRYSSIKVKDSFLNGKLNELVDTVGERKPESFSNNIEKFKYINETIRHKDEEIIYKAATEINYNSLFEPVTFSAFLPLKGSVVVGNFGDHRTYFLGKQKISKSMHLGLDIASVRNAPIILSNSGKVVLTELLGVYGNTTLVYHGFGLSSLYSHMSKFEVKPGDEVASGTVIGFTGQTGWAFGDHLHLGILVQGHPVRDVEWMDPKWIKSNITDVFLKAKNTIEGINDQNKTEKY is encoded by the coding sequence ATGAAATTTAAAACTTTTATAAAATTATTTTTTTTAATTATTGTAATTGTAGGTGCTTATGCCGTTTATAATTCAAAATTTTTCGAAAGAAATCCTCCAGAAGTAGAAATTTATATGTCTATAAATAAAAAAGATCGTGTGGAGTTAGGGAGTGAGGCATATTGGAACCCGAATAAAAAAATTTACGTCAGCGTTTCTGATGATACCGGAATAAGATCTTATAAGGTGAGTGCGGTAACTTCAGATAATGTAGTTGTATTTGATAAAGAAGAAATTGTTTTGGACAAGCCCAAAGAGAAAGCTTTTTTGTTGCCAAAGCCTGAAATTAAACTTCCTGATGGGATCAAGATTCATTATAAAATTTCTGTTACTGATTGGAGCAATGCAAATTTTTTCAGTGGTAATACAACTGTAAAGAACTTAGATTTGATTGTAGATACGCAAGCCCCTATTATCAATATTGTGGCCAATTCTTATAAAATCACTTACGGGGGTAGTGCTTTATTGATTTTTAGAGTTGTAGATAATGGCGTGCGTTCCATTAGTGTGAGTAATGGCGAAAATGATTTCAAGGTTTTTCCTTTTATGAAAGAAGGGTATTACGCAGTTATTTTGGCTTGGCCTGTGCAGAATAATTTTTTTAACGGAACTATTACGGTTTTAGACAAGGCATTCAATCAAAAAAGAGTTTCCATTCCTTTGATCAAAGATATGAGCGTTCGATATAGATATTCTAGCATTAAAGTTAAAGATAGTTTTTTAAATGGAAAACTTAATGAATTGGTGGATACCGTTGGCGAAAGAAAGCCTGAAAGTTTTTCAAACAATATTGAAAAATTTAAATATATCAATGAAACAATTCGTCATAAAGATGAAGAAATTATTTATAAAGCTGCCACAGAGATTAATTACAATTCTTTATTTGAACCGGTAACTTTTTCGGCTTTTTTACCGTTGAAAGGTAGTGTGGTTGTCGGAAATTTTGGAGATCATAGGACGTATTTTTTAGGTAAGCAAAAAATCAGTAAATCAATGCATTTGGGATTGGACATTGCGAGCGTGAGAAACGCGCCAATAATCTTAAGTAATTCGGGCAAAGTCGTCTTAACAGAGCTTTTGGGTGTGTATGGAAATACTACGCTTGTGTATCATGGTTTTGGTCTTTCTTCTTTATATTCGCATATGTCAAAATTTGAGGTTAAACCCGGTGACGAGGTAGCTTCAGGAACCGTAATCGGATTTACGGGTCAAACGGGATGGGCTTTTGGGGATCATTTGCATTTGGGTATTTTGGTTCAAGGTCATCCGGTTAGGGATGTGGAATGGATGGATCCTAAATGGATAAAATCAAATATCACAGATGTTTTTTTAAAAGCAAAAAATACTATTGAGGGCATTAATGATCAAAACAAGACAGAAAAATATTAG
- a CDS encoding outer membrane beta-barrel protein, whose product MLQRIALLVLLFLGSVCVADTINYGTLDPSYYKYIKFYQKTTDKEIAELVQNLDEASKKTGLFLGLSVGALGNDVASNLKKDYLFAYGAKFGYQSFIPSIFEKLFLPNYVGRRIYIQYLATESKEEPLGRLDFSTIAVNGDLMIDLPVWKGLSAGIIAGIGLGSMIHGYNANSEFAAMLNTGFGVTFFGHNRLELELKFITDKNIEWLGALFMAGYQYVF is encoded by the coding sequence ATGTTGCAACGGATTGCATTGTTAGTATTATTGTTTTTAGGATCGGTTTGTGTCGCAGATACGATTAATTATGGCACACTCGATCCTTCCTATTACAAATATATCAAATTTTATCAAAAGACAACCGATAAAGAAATTGCCGAACTTGTCCAAAATCTTGATGAAGCTAGTAAAAAAACAGGGCTTTTTTTGGGATTGAGCGTGGGTGCTTTGGGGAATGATGTAGCAAGCAATTTAAAAAAAGATTATCTTTTTGCTTATGGAGCTAAGTTTGGTTATCAGTCTTTTATTCCTTCAATTTTTGAGAAGCTTTTTTTGCCTAATTATGTAGGTAGAAGAATTTATATCCAGTATCTAGCTACAGAATCTAAGGAGGAGCCTTTGGGAAGACTTGATTTTTCAACGATAGCAGTTAATGGTGATTTAATGATTGATCTGCCCGTATGGAAAGGATTGTCTGCTGGCATAATTGCAGGTATTGGACTTGGAAGTATGATTCATGGGTATAATGCTAACTCTGAATTTGCAGCGATGTTGAATACCGGTTTTGGGGTTACATTTTTTGGTCACAATCGTTTGGAGCTTGAACTCAAGTTTATCACAGATAAAAACATTGAATGGTTGGGGGCATTGTTTATGGCAGGGTATCAGTATGTTTTTTAA
- the acpP gene encoding acyl carrier protein, whose product MALFDDIQAVVVEQLNVDANQVKLEAEFVKDLGADSLDVVELVMALEEKFGIEIPDEQAEKIVTVGDVVKFIEANKK is encoded by the coding sequence ATGGCTTTATTTGATGATATACAAGCTGTAGTGGTCGAACAACTGAACGTAGATGCGAATCAGGTAAAATTAGAGGCTGAATTTGTGAAGGATTTGGGTGCTGACTCTCTTGATGTTGTTGAACTTGTAATGGCATTAGAAGAAAAGTTTGGGATTGAAATTCCTGATGAGCAGGCTGAAAAAATTGTAACGGTTGGCGATGTGGTAAAATTTATTGAAGCCAATAAAAAATAA
- the ruvB gene encoding Holliday junction branch migration DNA helicase RuvB → MERVSLEENSRIIDIEKLDFEENAENSLRPALWEEYIGQEKIKKNLKVFIQASKKRGECLDHTLFFGPPGLGKTTLSHIIANEMAANIRVTAAPMIEKAGDLAAIMTNLNDGDILFIDEIHRLSPAIEEILYPAMEDFRLDIIIGSGPAAQTVKIDLPKFTLIGATTRAGMLSNPLRDRFGMSFRMQFYEVGELALIAQKASLKLGKPLDEEGAKEIASRSRGTPRITLRLLRRVRDFAEVAEKKTIDLKITKYALNELGVNEFGFDELDLRYLKILSETKGKPIGLSTIAAAMSEDEGTIEDVIEPYLLANGYLERTAKGRIATYKTYEILNIKMNQKGLL, encoded by the coding sequence ATGGAACGCGTATCATTAGAAGAAAACAGTCGCATTATCGACATTGAAAAACTTGATTTTGAAGAAAATGCCGAAAATTCTCTAAGACCTGCTTTATGGGAAGAATACATCGGGCAGGAAAAAATAAAAAAAAATCTGAAAGTTTTTATTCAAGCAAGCAAAAAAAGGGGCGAATGTCTTGACCATACGCTATTTTTTGGACCTCCTGGACTTGGAAAAACCACTCTCAGCCATATTATTGCCAATGAAATGGCTGCAAACATTAGAGTAACAGCCGCCCCGATGATTGAAAAAGCAGGAGATTTGGCTGCAATAATGACAAATCTGAATGATGGAGATATTTTATTCATTGATGAAATACACCGTTTAAGTCCTGCAATCGAAGAAATTCTTTATCCTGCAATGGAGGATTTTCGCCTAGATATCATTATTGGCTCAGGTCCTGCTGCCCAAACCGTCAAAATCGATCTCCCTAAATTCACACTGATTGGAGCTACAACGCGTGCAGGAATGTTAAGCAACCCCTTGAGAGACCGATTTGGAATGAGTTTCCGAATGCAATTTTACGAAGTTGGCGAACTTGCTCTAATTGCTCAAAAAGCAAGTTTAAAATTAGGCAAACCTCTTGATGAAGAAGGCGCTAAAGAAATCGCTTCTCGCTCACGTGGAACACCTAGAATCACCCTCAGATTACTCCGCAGAGTCAGAGACTTTGCTGAAGTCGCCGAAAAAAAAACTATAGATCTTAAGATTACAAAATATGCTTTAAATGAACTAGGTGTCAATGAATTCGGATTTGATGAGTTGGATTTACGCTATTTAAAAATTTTATCAGAGACCAAAGGAAAACCGATAGGATTAAGCACAATCGCAGCTGCAATGAGTGAAGATGAAGGAACTATTGAGGATGTGATCGAACCCTACTTGCTTGCTAATGGTTACTTAGAGCGAACTGCAAAAGGCAGAATTGCCACCTATAAAACCTATGAAATTCTAAATATAAAAATGAATCAAAAAGGACTTTTATAA
- the accA gene encoding acetyl-CoA carboxylase carboxyl transferase subunit alpha, which translates to MATYLDFEQRIKSIQDEIEMAVIRGDQAAKDILEIELEKEVRSVYANMNDYQKLQLARHPDRPYSMDYIDLILKDGYEISGDRHFSDDKAIVCFLGKIEDQTTLIIGEEKGRGTKNKLMRNFGMPNPEGYRKALKAAKFAEKFDIPILMLVDTAGAYPGLGAEERGQSEAIAKNLQEFSTLRVPTISIVIGEGGSGGALAIAVADKLAMMQYSIFSVISPEGCAAILWNDPSKIESATKAMKITPDELKKAGLIDDIILEPSRGAHRDKGYAANSIKEYFLTNLEILRKDPDFVQKRYEKLMAYGAFSE; encoded by the coding sequence GTGGCTACTTATTTAGATTTTGAGCAACGTATCAAGAGCATTCAAGATGAAATAGAAATGGCTGTGATTCGTGGCGATCAAGCTGCAAAAGATATTTTAGAGATAGAGCTAGAAAAGGAAGTTCGTTCAGTTTATGCAAATATGAACGATTATCAAAAGCTCCAGTTGGCTCGTCATCCTGACAGACCTTACTCAATGGATTATATTGATTTGATTTTAAAAGATGGCTATGAAATATCAGGAGATCGTCATTTTAGCGATGATAAAGCGATTGTTTGTTTTTTAGGAAAGATTGAAGATCAAACAACTTTGATCATTGGAGAAGAAAAAGGACGTGGCACTAAGAATAAATTGATGCGTAATTTTGGAATGCCAAATCCTGAAGGCTATCGTAAAGCGCTCAAAGCTGCAAAATTTGCTGAAAAGTTTGATATTCCTATTTTAATGCTTGTGGATACTGCCGGTGCTTATCCTGGGTTGGGCGCAGAAGAGAGGGGTCAGAGTGAAGCAATTGCAAAAAATCTCCAAGAGTTTTCAACCTTAAGAGTTCCCACTATTTCAATTGTTATTGGAGAGGGAGGAAGTGGTGGTGCTTTGGCGATTGCAGTTGCTGATAAGCTTGCAATGATGCAATATTCTATTTTTAGTGTCATTTCTCCGGAAGGTTGTGCGGCCATTTTATGGAATGATCCCAGTAAAATAGAATCCGCTACAAAAGCAATGAAAATTACTCCTGATGAACTTAAGAAAGCCGGTTTGATTGATGATATTATTTTGGAACCAAGCAGAGGAGCGCATCGTGATAAAGGGTATGCGGCCAATTCTATTAAAGAATATTTTTTAACCAATTTAGAAATCCTTAGGAAAGATCCTGATTTCGTCCAAAAGCGTTATGAAAAATTAATGGCGTATGGGGCTTTTTCTGAATAA
- the fabG gene encoding 3-oxoacyl-ACP reductase FabG: MKFSGKNVLITGASRSIGAEIAKTLASFGLKVWINYRSKPEIADKLKEEIEKSGTQAALIKFDVTDEEGFIEGIKTIIDCDGELSYLVNNAGITNDKLALRMKTEEFMNVVDANLKSTFIGCREALKLMSKQKFGSVVNIASIVGERGNPGQTNYAASKGGMIAMSKSFAYEGASRNVRFNCVTPGFIETDMTSILKEEVKENYIKNIPLGRLGDSKEIAQAVAFLLSDYSSYITGEVLKVNGGLYM, from the coding sequence ATGAAATTTAGTGGTAAAAATGTCTTGATCACGGGTGCTTCAAGAAGCATCGGCGCAGAGATTGCTAAAACTTTGGCAAGTTTTGGTCTTAAGGTTTGGATTAATTATAGGAGTAAGCCCGAAATCGCTGATAAACTTAAGGAAGAGATTGAAAAATCTGGTACTCAAGCAGCTCTTATTAAATTTGATGTGACTGATGAAGAGGGATTTATTGAGGGAATAAAAACAATCATTGATTGTGATGGAGAATTATCTTATTTGGTAAATAATGCTGGAATTACAAATGATAAGCTCGCTCTCAGAATGAAAACCGAAGAATTTATGAATGTTGTGGATGCAAATTTAAAATCCACTTTTATTGGGTGTCGCGAAGCCCTCAAGTTGATGAGCAAGCAGAAATTTGGAAGCGTGGTAAATATTGCTTCTATTGTAGGAGAAAGAGGTAACCCAGGGCAAACTAACTATGCTGCAAGTAAGGGGGGTATGATTGCGATGAGTAAATCTTTTGCCTATGAAGGGGCGTCTAGAAATGTAAGGTTTAATTGTGTTACCCCTGGTTTTATAGAAACAGATATGACGAGTATTTTGAAAGAGGAAGTCAAAGAAAACTATATCAAAAACATTCCCTTAGGAAGGCTTGGAGATTCTAAAGAAATTGCACAGGCAGTGGCATTTTTATTGAGCGATTATTCAAGTTATATCACCGGTGAGGTTTTGAAAGTCAATGGTGGGCTTTATATGTAA
- a CDS encoding beta-ketoacyl-ACP synthase II, translating into MRRIVVTGLGMINSLGLNKGDSFKSIVDGACGVKRITCFDANDFPVQIAAEITDFDPNEVMNPKEVKKADRFIQLALKACKEAMTDSGLLNTEGKCSDSIADRFGVSSAAGIGGLGNIEKNSIACFEKGPRKITPFFIPSALVNMLGGFTSIEFGIKGPNLSSVTACAAGTHAIIEAAKTIMVNGADRMLVIGSESTICPVGIGGFAAMKALSSRNDDPLRASRPFDKDRDGFVMGEGAGALVLEDYESAKARGAKIYAELVGFGESGDANHMTTPAPEGEGAYRAMKAALNMAGVKIDYINAHGTSTGYNDLFETMALRNVFGGKENVPPVSSTKGQIGHCLGAAGAIEAVISIMAMNEGVLPPTINQETPDPECDLDYIPNVAREAKIETVMSNSFGFGGTNGVVIFKKI; encoded by the coding sequence GTGCGTCGGATCGTTGTAACCGGTTTAGGAATGATAAATTCGTTGGGATTGAATAAAGGGGATTCTTTTAAATCTATTGTGGACGGGGCGTGTGGCGTTAAAAGAATTACTTGTTTTGATGCGAACGATTTTCCGGTGCAAATAGCAGCAGAGATAACAGATTTTGATCCTAATGAAGTGATGAATCCTAAAGAAGTCAAAAAAGCAGATCGTTTCATTCAGTTGGCTCTGAAAGCTTGCAAAGAAGCGATGACTGACAGCGGACTTTTGAATACTGAAGGTAAATGTAGCGATAGCATTGCTGATAGGTTTGGTGTGAGTTCTGCAGCAGGAATAGGGGGGCTAGGGAATATTGAAAAGAACTCTATTGCCTGTTTTGAAAAAGGTCCTAGAAAAATCACTCCATTTTTTATTCCTTCGGCTCTTGTAAATATGCTTGGTGGTTTTACATCTATCGAGTTTGGCATTAAAGGTCCAAATTTATCGAGTGTTACAGCTTGTGCTGCAGGAACTCACGCAATTATTGAGGCAGCCAAGACAATTATGGTCAATGGTGCAGATAGGATGCTTGTAATAGGTTCAGAATCGACAATTTGTCCTGTCGGCATTGGTGGTTTTGCTGCGATGAAAGCCTTGTCATCTAGAAATGATGATCCTTTGAGGGCTTCCCGTCCTTTCGATAAGGATAGAGATGGTTTTGTGATGGGCGAAGGTGCGGGTGCTTTGGTATTGGAAGACTATGAGAGTGCCAAAGCTAGAGGAGCAAAAATTTATGCTGAGCTTGTAGGTTTTGGAGAAAGCGGGGATGCTAATCATATGACAACTCCCGCTCCAGAAGGCGAAGGTGCTTATCGTGCAATGAAAGCTGCTTTAAATATGGCAGGTGTTAAGATTGATTATATCAATGCTCACGGGACAAGTACAGGATATAATGATTTGTTTGAAACTATGGCTTTGAGAAATGTTTTTGGCGGCAAAGAAAATGTTCCACCTGTGAGTTCGACGAAAGGTCAAATCGGACATTGTTTGGGTGCTGCAGGTGCTATTGAGGCTGTTATTTCAATTATGGCAATGAATGAAGGTGTTTTGCCTCCGACCATTAATCAGGAGACTCCAGATCCTGAATGTGATCTTGACTATATACCTAATGTTGCTAGAGAAGCAAAAATTGAAACCGTAATGAGCAATTCTTTTGGTTTTGGCGGCACAAATGGTGTCGTGATTTTCAAAAAAATATAA
- a CDS encoding septum site-determining protein MinC, translating to MIKTRQKNIRVFELEGGVTSEYIDFVTKNFVLLKDYLLVFKNRVEPALLQTLDKLKIVYVVSENELRGKEFSKISPTDVKTEIRYKSIRSGEEIESLGNLVILGNVNNGARIVSEGTVSIFGKCEGIVVCGGEYLILKTLCSNHIVFKGEILNQEIVKRISSNHSLKIITKNGDNISVKEIE from the coding sequence ATGATCAAAACAAGACAGAAAAATATTAGGGTTTTTGAATTGGAAGGAGGAGTAACTTCTGAATATATTGATTTTGTGACCAAAAATTTTGTTTTGCTTAAGGATTATTTATTGGTGTTTAAAAACCGGGTTGAGCCTGCGCTTCTTCAAACTCTAGATAAACTTAAAATCGTTTATGTCGTAAGTGAAAATGAACTCAGGGGTAAAGAGTTTTCCAAGATCTCTCCTACCGATGTTAAAACCGAAATTCGTTATAAAAGTATTCGTAGCGGCGAGGAAATAGAAAGTTTAGGGAATCTTGTGATTCTTGGAAATGTCAATAATGGAGCTAGAATTGTATCAGAAGGAACTGTGAGTATATTTGGAAAATGTGAAGGAATTGTTGTTTGTGGGGGTGAATATTTGATCTTAAAAACTTTATGTTCCAATCATATTGTTTTTAAAGGAGAGATCTTAAATCAAGAAATCGTAAAAAGAATAAGCTCAAATCATTCATTAAAAATAATTACAAAAAATGGCGATAATATATCCGTAAAGGAAATAGAATGA